Proteins encoded by one window of Acetivibrio thermocellus ATCC 27405:
- the argB gene encoding acetylglutamate kinase — protein METSMETVIKKAEILIEALPYIQKLYGKTVVIKYGGNAMINEELKTSVMEDITLLKYIGMNPVVVHGGGPDINKALDKFNIKSRFINGLRLTDKATMDVAQMVLVGKTNKEIVSILNQMGGKAVGICGIDGNVIECEQYKTTIDGQETDLGYVGKITNINSKLIELLAKDEYIPVIAPIGIGKDGQSYNINADTVAGEIAAALKAEKLMLLTDVPGVKKNKDSDEIIPALTSAEALELINKKIIDGGMIPKVLGCIEALEKGVGRTHIIDGRIPHCLLLEIFTNKGIGTMIMKEKILYYEGEKL, from the coding sequence TTGGAAACTTCAATGGAAACGGTTATAAAAAAAGCTGAAATACTTATTGAGGCTCTTCCCTATATTCAGAAACTTTACGGTAAAACAGTGGTTATAAAATACGGCGGAAATGCCATGATAAATGAAGAGCTCAAAACCTCTGTAATGGAAGATATAACTTTGCTTAAATATATTGGTATGAATCCGGTGGTTGTTCATGGCGGAGGACCGGATATTAACAAGGCTCTTGACAAATTCAACATCAAAAGCCGGTTTATAAACGGCCTGAGACTTACCGACAAGGCTACAATGGATGTTGCCCAGATGGTTCTTGTGGGAAAAACCAACAAAGAAATTGTTTCAATATTGAACCAGATGGGTGGAAAGGCCGTCGGTATATGTGGTATTGACGGCAATGTCATAGAGTGTGAACAGTATAAAACAACAATAGACGGACAGGAAACAGACCTTGGATACGTCGGCAAAATAACAAATATCAACTCAAAACTTATTGAGCTTTTGGCAAAGGATGAATATATTCCTGTCATTGCTCCAATAGGAATCGGCAAAGACGGCCAAAGCTACAACATCAACGCCGACACTGTTGCCGGAGAGATAGCCGCCGCTCTGAAAGCAGAAAAATTAATGCTCCTTACTGACGTTCCGGGAGTCAAAAAGAACAAAGACTCCGATGAAATAATCCCTGCCCTGACCTCAGCGGAAGCACTTGAGCTCATCAACAAAAAAATCATCGACGGCGGTATGATTCCCAAAGTATTAGGATGTATTGAGGCCCTCGAAAAAGGAGTCGGCAGAACTCACATTATCGACGGCAGAATTCCTCACTGTCTGCTTTTAGAGATATTTACCAACAAGGGAATTGGAACAATGATTATGAAAGAAAAAATACTTTATTATGAAGGTGAAAAGTTATAA
- a CDS encoding PilZ domain-containing protein yields the protein MKKDIVSKVLKEGTVVNTKLKNGDIWIQNIVYRTEKHMISIALLNEYLENIIMLGQTITIKYSSEHSEILFEGEIVKIRPEYPSYITIDIKDIKEVKNTRVFPRYDVYLGATVKIPDSPEERFVIIHNISFVGMAFYAKDFFEIDNDELDFSIFLPNKQSIRTRGKINRRSPKSDFADYGLQYTAMTEDSNNILSSFFNLVEDEKSKLREEYINCVRKHL from the coding sequence TTGAAAAAGGATATAGTGTCAAAAGTCCTTAAAGAGGGGACGGTTGTAAATACAAAACTAAAAAACGGTGACATTTGGATTCAAAATATCGTTTACAGAACGGAAAAGCATATGATATCCATTGCCCTGTTAAATGAATATCTTGAAAATATTATTATGCTGGGACAGACCATTACAATAAAGTATTCCAGTGAGCACAGCGAAATTTTGTTTGAAGGCGAAATAGTAAAAATCAGGCCTGAGTATCCAAGCTACATAACAATAGACATAAAAGATATCAAAGAAGTCAAAAATACAAGAGTCTTCCCCAGATACGATGTTTATCTGGGTGCAACCGTAAAAATCCCCGACTCCCCGGAAGAACGGTTTGTTATAATACACAATATAAGCTTCGTCGGTATGGCATTCTACGCAAAAGATTTTTTTGAAATTGACAACGATGAACTCGATTTCTCCATTTTCCTTCCAAACAAGCAATCAATTAGGACTCGTGGTAAAATAAACAGAAGATCGCCCAAATCCGACTTTGCCGATTATGGCTTGCAATATACCGCCATGACCGAAGACAGCAACAATATCCTCTCCAGCTTTTTCAATCTCGTTGAAGATGAAAAAAGCAAACTTCGCGAAGAATACATCAATTGTGTAAGAAAACATCTCTGA
- a CDS encoding aspartate aminotransferase family protein: protein MQLEEIINLDKKYFMNTFGNRTPVCFSHGKGINLWDINGKKYYDFLAGIAVNALEHSHPKLVNAIKQQAEKLIHCSNLYYIESQAKLAEKLVSISCADKVFFANSGAEANEGAIKLARIYFKKKGMPEKYEIITLEKSFHGRTLATIAATGQDKYQKPYCPLTPKFLKVPINDLEALEKAINSSTCAVMIEPIQGESGVNLTSVEYMKGVRKLCDEKGILLIFDEVQCGLGRTGKLFAYEHFGVEPDIFTLAKALGGGFPIGALCAKEHVASAFEPGDHGSTFGGNPLACTAALAALDVIIEEGLVENSAKMGTYFMSKLSELAEKYSIIQEVRGKGLMIGVQLSIDAAVEIKNKCFEKGYLIGSIGNNILRMLPPLIVTEQDIDGMIDTLDSVFQEYQI, encoded by the coding sequence ATGCAATTGGAAGAAATTATCAACCTGGATAAAAAATACTTCATGAATACATTCGGAAACAGAACCCCTGTATGTTTCTCCCACGGAAAAGGAATCAACCTTTGGGACATAAACGGAAAAAAGTACTACGACTTTCTTGCCGGCATAGCGGTAAATGCTTTGGAACATTCACACCCCAAACTTGTGAATGCCATAAAGCAGCAGGCTGAAAAGCTCATACATTGCTCCAACCTCTACTACATAGAATCCCAGGCAAAACTTGCGGAAAAACTTGTGAGCATATCCTGCGCCGACAAAGTATTCTTTGCAAACAGCGGCGCGGAAGCAAACGAAGGAGCCATAAAGCTTGCCCGCATCTATTTTAAAAAGAAAGGAATGCCGGAAAAGTACGAAATTATAACTTTGGAAAAGTCTTTCCACGGAAGAACCCTTGCCACCATAGCTGCAACCGGGCAAGACAAATATCAAAAACCTTACTGTCCTCTCACTCCTAAATTTCTAAAAGTCCCGATAAACGATCTTGAAGCTCTTGAAAAAGCAATAAACAGCTCAACCTGCGCAGTAATGATTGAACCTATACAGGGTGAAAGCGGAGTAAATCTTACCTCGGTGGAATATATGAAAGGCGTTCGCAAGCTCTGTGATGAAAAAGGCATACTCCTTATATTTGATGAGGTTCAGTGCGGTTTGGGCCGTACAGGAAAGCTCTTTGCATATGAACATTTCGGTGTGGAGCCTGACATATTCACCCTTGCCAAAGCCCTGGGAGGAGGATTCCCAATAGGTGCGCTCTGCGCAAAAGAACATGTGGCAAGCGCTTTTGAACCGGGAGATCACGGTTCAACCTTTGGAGGCAATCCTCTTGCATGTACAGCTGCATTGGCTGCTCTGGATGTCATAATAGAAGAAGGACTCGTAGAAAATTCAGCAAAAATGGGAACCTACTTTATGAGCAAGCTTTCGGAACTTGCCGAAAAATACAGCATCATTCAGGAAGTAAGAGGCAAAGGCCTTATGATAGGTGTTCAGCTTTCAATAGATGCAGCAGTGGAAATCAAAAACAAATGCTTTGAAAAAGGCTATTTGATTGGAAGCATCGGCAACAACATCTTAAGGATGCTGCCCCCATTGATTGTTACAGAACAGGACATTGACGGCATGATAGACACACTGGACAGTGTTTTTCAAGAATATCAGATTTAA
- the carA gene encoding glutamine-hydrolyzing carbamoyl-phosphate synthase small subunit, giving the protein MKSVLVLEDGTYFTGEAFGKTGEVVGEIVFNTCMTGYQEILTNPSYNGQIVAMTYPLIGNYGFNRYDNESDRIHVQGFIVKELSDTPTNWRCEITPEEYFVTNGIVGIKGIDTRNLTKHIRSKGSMHGIISTESGNIDLLLEKLMKKKTEKKNAVMEVSTKSPIHKPGRGKRVVVMDFGVKHSIIKALEKLDCDIYILPASSPANEIMSYNPDGILLSNGPGDPSELPFVKSTVQELIGKKPMLGIGLGHQLLGLALGGKVKKLPFGHHGANQPVRDYIKGKCYVTSQCHNYALENDFSDDIFITHININDNTVEGFKHKHHPVLGVQYHPKAILGQDDSSYIFDEFIKMMDNL; this is encoded by the coding sequence ATGAAATCTGTTTTGGTTTTGGAAGATGGAACTTATTTTACGGGGGAAGCCTTTGGCAAGACCGGCGAAGTAGTTGGAGAAATTGTTTTTAACACATGCATGACAGGTTATCAGGAAATACTGACCAACCCGTCTTACAACGGTCAAATAGTTGCAATGACCTATCCGTTGATAGGAAACTACGGGTTCAATCGGTATGACAACGAATCCGACAGAATCCATGTTCAGGGATTCATTGTCAAAGAGCTTTCGGACACGCCCACCAACTGGCGTTGCGAAATTACTCCCGAAGAATATTTCGTTACAAACGGAATTGTGGGAATCAAAGGCATTGACACAAGAAACCTCACCAAACACATAAGGAGCAAAGGCAGCATGCACGGCATAATTTCCACCGAGTCAGGAAACATAGATTTGCTCCTTGAAAAACTTATGAAAAAGAAAACGGAGAAAAAGAATGCGGTAATGGAGGTTTCCACAAAGTCTCCAATACACAAACCCGGCAGAGGAAAACGCGTGGTGGTAATGGACTTCGGAGTAAAACACAGCATTATAAAAGCGCTGGAGAAACTTGACTGTGATATATACATTCTTCCGGCTTCATCCCCGGCAAATGAAATTATGAGCTACAATCCCGACGGTATACTTTTATCCAACGGACCAGGGGACCCGTCCGAACTTCCTTTTGTCAAGTCCACCGTACAGGAGCTTATAGGCAAAAAACCAATGCTCGGAATAGGATTGGGCCACCAGCTTTTAGGCCTTGCCCTTGGCGGCAAAGTAAAGAAGCTTCCCTTTGGTCACCATGGAGCAAATCAGCCCGTGAGGGATTATATCAAAGGGAAATGTTATGTAACTTCTCAATGCCACAACTATGCGCTGGAAAATGATTTTAGCGATGATATATTTATTACCCACATAAATATTAACGACAATACTGTGGAAGGCTTTAAGCACAAACACCATCCTGTTTTGGGAGTTCAATACCATCCCAAAGCCATTTTGGGACAGGATGATTCATCTTACATATTTGATGAATTTATTAAAATGATGGACAACCTATAA
- the carB gene encoding carbamoyl-phosphate synthase large subunit — protein sequence MPKIDKIKKVLVIGSGPIVIGQAAEFDYSGTQACKALREEGIEVVLVNSNPATIMTDTQSADRVYIEPITLDFVKKIIRREKPDGILASLGGQTGLNMAIQLAEDGILDEMGIELLGTSLESIRKAEDRELFKKTMQEIGEKVPLSTIATDLDSAVKFAEEVGFPIIIRPAYTLGGTGGGIAHNMEEFKYICGKGLKLSLIHQVLLEQSVAGWKEIEYEVIRDGADNSIIICNMENFDPVGVHTGDSIVVAPCQTLSDVEAQMLRAASLKIIRALNIKGGCNIQYALNPNSFEYVVIEVNPRVSRSSALASKATGYPIARVAAKIAIGLNLDEIKNSVTHTTYACFEPSIDYVVTKVPRWPFDKFSNADRSLGTQMKATGEVMAIGRTFEESLLKAIDSLDIKMNYQLGLSLFDNKSVEELLDFIKTPSDERIFAISKALQKGVSPEEISNITKIDIFFIKKLEKIVKVAEEIKNAGIAWLDYDLYYKAKKTGFGDSYIANLINVPLDTILELRNKYPIRPVYKMVDTCAGEFEAVTPYYYSTYEETDEVVVSGKKKVIVIGSGPIRIGQGIEFDYCSVHSVKTLKEMGFEAIIINNNPETVSTDFDTSDKLYFEPLTKECVLDIIEKEKPLGVIVQFGGQTSINLAGTLAKEGVNILGTSVESIDIAEDRDRFLNLLEELGIPLPEGDTAFSYEEAKAIAQRIGYPVLVRPSYVLGGRAMEVVYNDETLKEYMQLAVGLATNHPVLIDKYIEGKEVEVDGICDGEDVLIPGIMEHIERAGVHSGDSISIYPPQTLDDETKNTIVDYTIRLAKALKIVGLFNIQFVIDRHSKVYVIEVNPRASRTVPVMSKVTGIPMVDVATKFIMGYKMRDLGYTPGLYKESEFVAVKAPVFSFSKLTTVDTFLGPEMKSTGEVMGIAKDYHIALYKALVASGIKIPSGGNVLLSIADRDKTECIEIAQALSDLGFNLVASEGTYTNLSGVGIEVDMVTDDEMIEMIKKDKISLVINTPTRGKIPERHGFILRRTAIEYNIPCITSLDTARSMISILEHMTSGEEIEIYSLDEYSK from the coding sequence ATGCCAAAAATAGATAAAATAAAAAAGGTCCTTGTTATCGGTTCGGGACCTATAGTTATCGGTCAGGCTGCTGAATTCGACTACTCAGGAACACAGGCTTGCAAAGCTTTAAGGGAAGAAGGAATTGAAGTCGTTCTTGTAAACAGCAACCCTGCAACAATAATGACCGATACCCAATCAGCGGACAGAGTATATATAGAACCTATTACCTTGGATTTCGTCAAAAAAATAATCAGAAGGGAAAAACCCGACGGGATTTTAGCGTCCCTGGGCGGGCAAACCGGCCTGAACATGGCAATACAGCTGGCGGAAGACGGAATTTTGGATGAAATGGGAATTGAGCTTCTGGGTACATCTTTGGAATCAATCAGAAAAGCCGAAGACAGGGAGCTTTTCAAGAAAACCATGCAGGAAATAGGCGAAAAAGTACCCTTAAGCACGATTGCAACCGACCTTGACAGTGCCGTTAAATTTGCCGAAGAAGTCGGCTTCCCCATCATCATACGTCCGGCCTATACATTGGGAGGCACCGGCGGCGGTATCGCCCATAACATGGAGGAATTCAAATATATTTGCGGCAAAGGCTTAAAACTCAGCCTCATACACCAGGTTCTTCTGGAGCAAAGCGTTGCAGGCTGGAAGGAAATTGAATATGAAGTTATAAGGGACGGTGCCGACAACAGTATCATCATTTGCAACATGGAAAACTTCGACCCTGTGGGAGTCCACACCGGCGACAGTATTGTCGTTGCCCCGTGCCAGACCTTGTCGGACGTTGAAGCCCAGATGCTGAGAGCTGCTTCATTGAAAATCATTCGTGCTCTTAACATAAAAGGCGGCTGCAATATTCAGTATGCATTAAACCCCAACAGTTTTGAATATGTGGTGATTGAAGTAAATCCAAGGGTAAGCCGTTCCAGCGCCCTTGCTTCCAAAGCAACGGGATATCCTATTGCGCGTGTTGCAGCCAAAATTGCAATCGGTCTTAACCTTGACGAAATCAAGAACTCTGTTACTCACACTACCTATGCCTGTTTCGAACCTTCAATCGACTACGTGGTCACAAAAGTGCCCCGCTGGCCTTTTGACAAATTTTCAAATGCGGACAGGTCATTGGGCACCCAGATGAAGGCAACCGGTGAAGTAATGGCCATAGGCAGAACTTTTGAAGAATCACTGCTCAAAGCCATAGACTCGTTGGATATTAAAATGAACTATCAGCTTGGTCTCAGCCTTTTTGACAACAAGTCGGTGGAAGAACTTCTTGATTTTATCAAGACACCGAGCGATGAAAGAATTTTCGCCATAAGCAAGGCACTTCAGAAAGGAGTGTCACCGGAAGAAATCAGTAATATAACAAAAATTGACATATTCTTCATAAAGAAGCTTGAAAAAATCGTCAAAGTGGCGGAAGAAATCAAAAATGCCGGTATTGCATGGCTTGATTACGACCTCTACTACAAGGCAAAGAAAACCGGTTTTGGAGACTCGTATATTGCAAATCTCATAAACGTGCCTCTTGACACAATTTTAGAACTCAGAAACAAATACCCCATCCGTCCGGTGTACAAAATGGTTGATACCTGTGCCGGAGAATTTGAAGCCGTAACTCCGTACTATTATTCAACTTATGAAGAAACTGATGAGGTAGTTGTATCCGGTAAAAAGAAGGTTATAGTTATAGGTTCAGGACCTATAAGGATAGGCCAGGGGATTGAGTTTGACTACTGCAGTGTGCACTCGGTAAAAACACTGAAAGAAATGGGATTTGAGGCAATTATTATAAACAACAACCCGGAAACGGTAAGTACCGATTTTGACACATCGGACAAACTGTATTTTGAACCTCTCACAAAAGAGTGCGTGCTTGATATAATCGAAAAGGAAAAGCCTCTTGGAGTAATTGTTCAATTTGGAGGGCAGACTTCAATAAATCTTGCGGGAACACTGGCAAAGGAAGGAGTAAATATTCTCGGCACTTCGGTTGAAAGCATTGATATTGCCGAAGACAGGGACAGATTCCTAAACCTTTTGGAAGAACTGGGAATACCATTGCCGGAAGGAGACACAGCTTTTTCCTATGAAGAAGCAAAGGCGATAGCCCAAAGAATCGGATATCCTGTTCTCGTAAGGCCTTCATATGTTCTTGGCGGCCGAGCAATGGAAGTGGTGTACAACGATGAGACCTTAAAAGAATACATGCAGCTTGCTGTGGGTCTTGCCACAAATCATCCCGTTTTGATAGACAAATATATAGAAGGCAAGGAAGTTGAAGTGGATGGTATTTGTGACGGAGAGGACGTACTTATTCCCGGCATTATGGAACATATTGAAAGAGCGGGTGTTCACTCCGGAGACAGTATTTCAATATATCCTCCCCAGACTCTTGACGATGAAACAAAGAATACCATTGTGGATTATACCATAAGGCTGGCAAAAGCATTAAAAATAGTCGGTCTGTTTAATATCCAGTTTGTTATAGACCGTCATAGCAAAGTATATGTTATTGAAGTTAATCCCCGTGCAAGCCGTACAGTCCCTGTAATGAGCAAGGTAACCGGTATTCCTATGGTTGATGTTGCCACAAAGTTTATCATGGGATATAAAATGAGAGACTTAGGATACACTCCCGGACTTTACAAAGAGTCTGAATTCGTAGCCGTAAAAGCTCCTGTATTCTCGTTCTCAAAACTTACCACCGTTGACACGTTCCTTGGACCGGAAATGAAGTCCACCGGTGAGGTAATGGGAATTGCAAAGGATTATCATATAGCACTGTACAAAGCACTTGTCGCATCGGGAATTAAAATCCCGTCCGGCGGAAACGTACTTCTTTCCATAGCGGACAGAGACAAAACTGAATGCATAGAAATAGCTCAGGCTCTTTCAGACTTAGGTTTCAACCTTGTAGCTTCCGAGGGCACATATACAAATCTCTCCGGTGTCGGAATAGAAGTGGATATGGTAACGGATGACGAAATGATTGAGATGATAAAGAAAGATAAAATATCACTGGTTATTAATACCCCAACCCGGGGAAAAATACCTGAAAGGCATGGTTTTATACTAAGAAGAACGGCAATTGAGTATAATATTCCATGTATTACTTCTCTGGATACCGCCAGGTCAATGATTTCAATACTGGAACACATGACATCCGGAGAGGAGATTGAAATATATTCACTTGACGAATATTCAAAATAA
- the argF gene encoding ornithine carbamoyltransferase: protein MEHLISLHDLTVEDFESIFKLAEKLKRQQKEGIPHHLLKGKTLGMIFTKSSTRTRVSFEVGMYQLGGYPLFLSANDIQLGRGETIYDTAQVLSRYVDGIMIRTFAQSDVEDLARYGNVPVINGLTDLMHPCQILADLFTIYEHKGTLKGLKLAYVGDGNNVANSLLHGCAKVGMDIAVASPKGYECDSRIVEEAKEDAKASGANILLTEDPEEAIKDADVVYTDTWVSMGQESEKEERIKVFMPYQVNNTLFSKAHEDAIFLHCLPAYRGYEVTEDVIDGSQSVIFDEAENRLHVQKAIMALLMGNK, encoded by the coding sequence ATGGAACATTTAATCAGCCTTCATGATTTAACAGTCGAGGATTTTGAATCCATTTTCAAACTTGCGGAAAAACTTAAAAGGCAGCAAAAAGAAGGTATACCTCACCACCTGCTCAAAGGCAAAACTCTTGGTATGATTTTTACAAAGTCATCCACCAGGACCCGTGTATCTTTTGAAGTGGGAATGTACCAGCTTGGAGGTTATCCTCTGTTCCTCAGTGCAAACGACATACAGTTGGGACGCGGCGAAACAATTTATGATACCGCCCAGGTTCTTTCAAGATATGTTGACGGAATAATGATTAGAACCTTTGCCCAAAGTGACGTCGAAGACCTTGCCAGATACGGCAATGTGCCCGTTATAAACGGTCTTACCGACCTGATGCACCCATGCCAGATTCTCGCGGACCTCTTCACCATTTATGAACACAAGGGAACTTTAAAAGGCCTCAAACTTGCGTACGTCGGAGACGGAAACAACGTTGCAAACTCACTTCTTCACGGTTGTGCGAAAGTGGGTATGGATATAGCTGTTGCCTCTCCAAAGGGTTATGAATGTGACAGCCGGATAGTGGAGGAAGCCAAAGAAGATGCGAAAGCCTCCGGAGCAAATATTTTATTGACCGAAGATCCGGAAGAGGCAATTAAGGACGCCGATGTGGTCTATACCGACACATGGGTAAGCATGGGACAGGAAAGCGAGAAAGAAGAAAGAATCAAGGTTTTCATGCCCTATCAGGTAAACAACACGCTGTTCTCAAAAGCCCATGAGGATGCAATATTCCTGCATTGTTTACCCGCATACAGGGGTTATGAAGTAACCGAGGATGTAATCGACGGTTCTCAATCCGTTATCTTTGATGAAGCTGAAAACAGGCTGCATGTCCAGAAAGCAATAATGGCACTGCTTATGGGCAATAAATAG
- a CDS encoding GNAT family N-acetyltransferase, which produces MNFSFVIRKATLEDAEAIQSITKEAFEKYMKDTGLTGTMEALEESLEDIKKDIETKEVFIAIIDDVPVGTIRVQILPDNTAYISRFGVRLQYHNMGVGKAMMSLVDKLLISKGVKRVRLHTASKYAELMRFYYGRGFYVDSTSRERGYIRALLVKDYE; this is translated from the coding sequence ATGAATTTTTCATTTGTTATCAGAAAGGCTACTTTGGAAGATGCCGAGGCAATTCAAAGCATCACGAAGGAAGCGTTTGAAAAGTATATGAAAGACACAGGGCTTACCGGTACCATGGAAGCCCTGGAAGAATCTTTGGAAGATATAAAAAAAGATATAGAGACAAAAGAAGTGTTTATTGCAATTATTGATGATGTTCCGGTGGGAACAATCCGTGTTCAAATCCTGCCGGACAATACCGCTTACATAAGCAGATTCGGAGTGCGCCTTCAGTATCATAACATGGGTGTTGGAAAGGCGATGATGAGCCTTGTTGATAAGCTGCTTATATCAAAGGGTGTTAAGAGGGTGAGGCTGCACACTGCATCAAAATATGCGGAACTTATGCGGTTTTATTACGGCAGAGGTTTTTATGTGGATTCGACTTCCAGAGAGCGGGGTTATATACGGGCTTTGTTGGTAAAGGATTATGAGTGA
- a CDS encoding TnsD family Tn7-like transposition protein codes for MMHFFPTPYPDEILYSVLARYSVRCGITSYQTIMESIFGKCSSRAVMEMPFNLNSLVSNLPVNCPYTADDLIYNHTLYPFFTAFLPKERAEEVKQLMLSEGGSKIYGKAGIIGSRIPLNQYLRFCPKCFEEEQKLYGEGYWHRLHQIPFVMVCPIHKAILHNSTVLVRGHNPQAYVPADADNCINNELLYFKPETIEKFVLIAQDAKVLLENQYPNKQFKWFAKQYLERFKELGYANINGKVYWEEVIKDFIDFYGLEFLNAVCSNIEDKEQGRWLKEITHSDAKSVYPIRHLMLARFLGIGVEELFIKELNYRPFGEGPWVCLNPAADHFLEPVIKDVEIKYRRRNKNTNGFFRCPCGYEYMETVTREQGERGKGRRRFVRVVEYGHVWKAKAHELHESGVSIQEIAVRLNADISTVRKYISEKGQEKSKKLVERNSVASAEFEVKRQYHREKWLQIVRENPDKGRLELRRLGKYTCTWLCRNDREWWEKNTPAKKYVQAYSNVDWETRDKEILQHVKQTVQEILESDEKPQRISLRLIKTKSGLKSFDLQLDKLPLTKSFINSVIENPMDLHKRRIQWAIEKLNKEGKALTISNITVMTGVGNKYRKLVIEEIKKALEELGER; via the coding sequence ATGATGCATTTTTTCCCAACCCCATATCCTGATGAAATCCTTTATAGTGTATTGGCACGCTATAGTGTCCGCTGTGGGATTACAAGTTATCAAACTATCATGGAGAGCATATTTGGAAAGTGTAGTTCCAGGGCTGTAATGGAAATGCCTTTTAATTTGAATTCGCTGGTATCTAACCTACCTGTGAATTGTCCTTATACTGCTGATGATTTGATTTATAATCATACTCTGTACCCATTCTTTACTGCATTTCTTCCAAAAGAACGGGCAGAAGAAGTAAAACAATTAATGCTGTCTGAAGGTGGAAGCAAAATTTATGGTAAAGCAGGTATTATCGGCAGTAGGATTCCACTAAACCAATATTTAAGATTTTGTCCCAAATGCTTCGAAGAAGAGCAGAAATTGTATGGTGAAGGATATTGGCACAGGTTGCATCAGATACCCTTTGTAATGGTGTGTCCTATACATAAAGCGATTCTTCATAATAGTACTGTTTTAGTGCGGGGTCATAATCCACAAGCCTATGTACCTGCTGACGCTGATAACTGCATTAATAATGAATTACTTTATTTCAAACCTGAAACGATAGAGAAGTTTGTACTCATTGCCCAAGATGCAAAAGTATTGCTTGAAAACCAGTATCCCAATAAGCAGTTTAAATGGTTTGCTAAACAGTATTTAGAAAGGTTTAAGGAATTAGGGTATGCCAATATTAATGGTAAAGTGTATTGGGAAGAAGTAATAAAGGACTTCATAGATTTCTACGGATTGGAGTTCCTAAATGCTGTTTGTTCTAATATAGAAGACAAGGAACAGGGAAGATGGCTGAAAGAAATTACACATAGTGATGCAAAGTCGGTGTATCCAATTCGGCACCTGATGCTGGCAAGATTTTTAGGAATAGGAGTAGAAGAACTTTTTATAAAAGAGTTAAATTACAGACCTTTCGGAGAAGGGCCTTGGGTATGTCTTAATCCTGCTGCTGACCACTTTCTTGAACCTGTAATAAAAGACGTAGAAATAAAGTATAGGCGTAGAAATAAGAACACTAATGGTTTTTTCAGATGTCCCTGCGGATATGAATATATGGAAACAGTTACAAGAGAACAAGGAGAAAGGGGTAAGGGGCGGCGCAGATTTGTCAGGGTTGTAGAGTATGGACATGTATGGAAGGCTAAGGCTCATGAATTGCATGAAAGTGGAGTAAGTATTCAGGAAATTGCAGTAAGACTTAATGCAGATATTAGTACTGTAAGAAAGTATATTTCTGAAAAAGGACAGGAAAAAAGCAAAAAGTTAGTAGAACGTAATAGTGTTGCTTCTGCGGAGTTTGAAGTAAAAAGACAGTATCACAGGGAAAAGTGGCTTCAGATAGTCAGGGAAAATCCAGACAAGGGCAGACTTGAATTACGGAGGCTGGGTAAATATACCTGTACCTGGTTATGCAGGAATGACAGGGAGTGGTGGGAGAAAAACACCCCTGCAAAGAAATACGTTCAGGCTTACAGTAATGTTGATTGGGAAACTAGGGACAAGGAAATCTTACAGCATGTTAAGCAAACTGTTCAGGAGATTTTAGAAAGTGATGAAAAACCTCAACGAATTAGCCTGCGGTTGATTAAAACTAAGTCAGGACTTAAAAGTTTTGACCTTCAATTGGATAAATTACCGTTGACTAAATCATTCATCAATTCTGTTATAGAGAACCCTATGGATTTGCACAAAAGGCGTATACAATGGGCTATTGAAAAACTTAATAAAGAAGGAAAAGCATTAACTATTTCTAATATTACTGTCATGACAGGTGTTGGTAATAAATATAGGAAACTAGTTATAGAGGAGATTAAAAAGGCGTTAGAAGAGTTAGGTGAGAGGTAG